A genomic stretch from Mycobacterium cookii includes:
- a CDS encoding STAS domain-containing protein, which translates to MSRPASRVAVEVDTAGDTCLLTVNGVLDSSTYPTLRDAVIKAALDAPRAVLVDVNGLDVPASSAWSVFTSARWHVSTWPDVPIMLVCAHSGRRATIARSGVTRYVPVYAAVESARRAVVDDARPVRHRCRSELPASTASVGMARDLVTDQLTAWSQAGLISVAMVVVNVLVDNVLQHTVSAPVVILESEGPLVTISVQDNSSTPAARREDAFRGGDQVSGLAIMAAISRAWGSTPTPSGKTVWAVIGPENRLRHAHRE; encoded by the coding sequence ATGAGTAGGCCTGCCAGCCGAGTTGCCGTCGAAGTCGACACCGCGGGCGATACCTGCCTACTGACCGTCAACGGAGTACTCGACAGCAGCACCTACCCAACGCTGCGCGACGCCGTCATCAAGGCCGCCCTGGACGCACCGCGCGCCGTTCTCGTCGACGTCAACGGGCTCGACGTTCCCGCATCCTCGGCATGGTCTGTCTTCACCAGCGCGCGCTGGCACGTCAGCACCTGGCCGGATGTCCCGATCATGTTGGTGTGTGCGCATTCCGGCCGGCGTGCAACCATCGCGCGCAGCGGCGTGACGCGCTACGTGCCGGTGTACGCCGCTGTCGAGTCGGCTCGGCGAGCTGTCGTCGACGACGCACGGCCTGTCCGGCACCGATGTCGCTCCGAATTGCCGGCGTCCACCGCCAGCGTGGGCATGGCCCGTGATCTGGTGACCGACCAATTGACGGCCTGGTCGCAGGCCGGCCTCATCTCGGTGGCGATGGTGGTCGTCAACGTGCTCGTCGACAATGTCTTGCAGCACACGGTCAGCGCCCCGGTGGTGATCCTGGAAAGCGAGGGTCCGCTGGTCACCATCTCGGTGCAGGACAACAGCTCGACGCCGGCCGCCCGGCGCGAGGACGCGTTCCGCGGTGGAGACCAGGTCTCCGGGCTGGCGATCATGGCCGCGATAAGCCGGGCCTGGGGAAGCACACCCACACCGTCGGGCAAAACCGTGTGGGCGGTGATCGGCCCGGAGAACCGGCTGCGCCATGCGCACCGCGAGTAG
- a CDS encoding DUF4873 domain-containing protein — MVVTNEPPLAAFIPDLFGRREFRGVSFHAATPPRDFDPTGRRVAVLGADSNAGRLIETMVGSAAQVKVFPLPPRRVVPRSRRFARFARRRSATVITSPFEEVTTAGVRTADGVHHDADVVVYGTGFAVGGGAAPLVGPGGRTLRQLWIDGAEPYLGVALHGLPNYFTLGGPDRQAALQSVIVCLRIAAGNTRIEVRRSTQQVFNERAHLIGPSPRPRASAFDLTPSLDATGDVYDGAATLTLAGTCQQVRVRLAGHLDPIDGQYHWQGTVFDTLAEDLVNQSRTVSLAVGDRNTPARITEKTPQGTHSIAGVGPPPFALANVLPRA, encoded by the coding sequence ATAGTGGTGACCAACGAACCGCCGCTGGCCGCGTTCATCCCGGACCTGTTCGGCCGCAGGGAATTTCGCGGCGTCTCGTTCCACGCCGCGACACCGCCCCGGGACTTCGACCCGACCGGCCGGCGGGTCGCGGTCCTCGGCGCCGATTCGAACGCGGGCCGGCTGATCGAGACGATGGTCGGGTCTGCGGCGCAGGTCAAGGTTTTCCCGCTGCCGCCGCGTCGCGTCGTCCCGCGGTCGCGTCGTTTCGCGCGCTTCGCCCGCCGCCGTTCGGCCACGGTGATCACGTCGCCGTTCGAAGAGGTGACCACCGCGGGTGTCCGCACCGCCGACGGCGTGCACCACGACGCCGACGTTGTTGTCTACGGAACCGGCTTCGCGGTCGGCGGCGGAGCCGCACCGCTGGTCGGCCCCGGCGGGCGGACACTTCGACAGCTGTGGATCGACGGCGCCGAGCCCTACCTCGGGGTGGCGCTGCACGGCCTGCCCAACTACTTCACGCTCGGCGGCCCGGACCGCCAGGCCGCGCTGCAATCCGTCATCGTCTGCCTGCGAATCGCGGCCGGAAACACCCGCATCGAGGTACGCCGCAGCACCCAGCAGGTGTTCAACGAACGGGCGCACCTGATCGGCCCGTCGCCGCGCCCGAGGGCATCGGCGTTCGACCTGACGCCGTCGCTCGATGCAACCGGCGACGTCTACGACGGTGCGGCGACGCTGACCCTGGCCGGCACCTGCCAGCAGGTGCGCGTACGGCTGGCAGGTCACCTCGATCCGATCGACGGCCAATACCATTGGCAGGGAACTGTTTTCGATACGCTGGCCGAGGACCTCGTCAACCAGAGTCGGACAGTGAGCCTGGCGGTGGGTGATCGGAACACGCCGGCGCGAATCACCGAAAAGACACCGCAGGGCACACATTCGATCGCCGGGGTGGGCCCGCCGCCATTCGCGCTCGCAAACGTCCTACCGCGCGCATAA
- a CDS encoding AurF N-oxygenase family protein, with protein MTTAVKPTGPDRQEFSERLLKGSVKKSYEPVVDIDWDAPLDPDKFFLPPRTVSLYGTPLWDSMTRAQRIELSRQELVNTLSAGIWFENILNQALLRKIMHTDPTSRSTHYALTELGDETRHMVMFGKAIERVGAKPVRPRLYHRMIINTLPFFFRGSVLWVAALIGEEIFDSLQRQMMDDPELQPIIQRLMRIHVTEEARHIQFARDGLRKRTPKMRRPERWFVGNVNGLGGWFFRYLFTNKVQYARVGLDARQARQMARTSPHRHEVQVAGFAPLAAFLDEVNLMGPIARRGWARTKFL; from the coding sequence ATGACTACCGCGGTAAAGCCCACCGGACCCGACCGCCAGGAGTTCTCCGAGCGTCTGCTCAAGGGATCGGTCAAGAAGTCGTATGAGCCCGTCGTCGACATCGACTGGGACGCGCCGCTGGACCCGGACAAATTCTTCCTGCCGCCCCGGACCGTGTCCCTGTACGGAACACCGTTGTGGGACAGCATGACCCGGGCACAGCGCATCGAGTTGTCCCGCCAGGAACTAGTGAACACCCTGTCGGCCGGTATCTGGTTCGAGAACATCCTCAACCAGGCGCTGCTACGCAAGATCATGCACACCGACCCGACCAGCCGCTCGACCCATTACGCCCTGACCGAACTGGGCGACGAGACACGACACATGGTGATGTTCGGTAAGGCCATCGAGCGGGTCGGAGCCAAGCCGGTGCGCCCGCGGCTCTACCACCGGATGATCATCAACACGCTGCCGTTCTTCTTCCGCGGCTCGGTGCTCTGGGTTGCCGCGCTGATCGGCGAGGAGATCTTCGACTCGCTGCAGCGCCAGATGATGGACGATCCGGAACTGCAGCCGATCATCCAGCGGCTCATGCGGATTCACGTCACCGAAGAGGCTCGGCACATTCAGTTCGCGCGAGACGGCCTGCGCAAGCGCACACCGAAGATGCGACGACCGGAGCGCTGGTTCGTCGGCAACGTCAACGGGCTGGGTGGATGGTTTTTCCGCTACCTGTTCACCAACAAAGTTCAATACGCGCGGGTCGGGCTGGACGCCCGGCAGGCACGCCAGATGGCGCGCACCAGCCCACACCGGCACGAGGTTCAGGTGGCCGGATTCGCCCCACTGGCCGCATTTTTGGACGAGGTCAACCTGATGGGCCCGATCGCGCGCCGCGGCTGGGCGCGCACCAAGTTCCTGTGA
- a CDS encoding chemotaxis protein CheB, whose product MPIPNAPPEVVAVGASAGGVEALKCFAAGLPPGLPYAVLVVLHMPINAPSVLARILDRSGPLPATDAVHGEPLAPGTIRVAVPNRHLLVDGDRTVLSEGPTENGQRPAINALFRSVASACGHRAIGVLLSGVLDDGTSGLAAIRSRHGTTIAQLPDEALFPAMPRNAIDAGVIDHQTSAGKMGQLLMELAERDSSQAAAEPVADVHHAGIGDKLLQSHDGEIESALRVAVGALQEKAVLARRLADQAGPGMARDRYQAIVDEAERAGDVLSERLSAGCTERRERDE is encoded by the coding sequence ATGCCGATCCCAAACGCTCCGCCCGAAGTGGTCGCCGTCGGGGCGTCAGCCGGAGGAGTCGAGGCGCTGAAATGTTTCGCCGCCGGTCTGCCGCCGGGTTTGCCCTACGCCGTCCTTGTGGTGTTGCACATGCCTATCAATGCGCCGAGCGTCCTGGCGCGCATTCTCGACCGAAGCGGGCCGCTGCCGGCGACTGATGCCGTTCATGGAGAGCCATTGGCGCCCGGCACAATCCGGGTCGCCGTGCCGAATCGCCATCTGCTCGTCGACGGTGACAGAACCGTCTTGTCGGAGGGCCCCACCGAGAATGGTCAGCGTCCCGCCATCAACGCGCTGTTTCGCTCGGTGGCGTCCGCATGCGGTCATCGCGCGATCGGCGTGCTGCTGTCGGGTGTGCTCGACGACGGCACATCGGGGTTGGCCGCCATCCGGTCGCGCCATGGCACCACGATCGCCCAACTCCCCGACGAGGCGCTGTTTCCGGCGATGCCGCGCAACGCCATCGATGCCGGCGTCATCGATCACCAGACATCTGCCGGCAAGATGGGTCAGCTGCTCATGGAGCTGGCCGAACGAGACTCCTCTCAGGCCGCCGCCGAACCCGTCGCCGACGTCCATCACGCGGGGATCGGCGACAAGTTACTGCAGTCGCACGACGGTGAGATCGAGAGCGCTCTGCGGGTTGCCGTGGGCGCGCTTCAGGAGAAAGCCGTACTCGCCCGCAGGCTGGCCGACCAAGCAGGTCCTGGCATGGCGCGAGACCGCTACCAGGCGATCGTCGACGAGGCAGAGCGCGCGGGGGACGTCCTGAGCGAGCGGCTGTCGGCGGGCTGCACCGAACGTCGCGAGCGCGATGAGTAG
- a CDS encoding phage holin family protein, with amino-acid sequence MGPFFIRAALTGFAMWVVTRLVHGLSFVGGDTRLQRIGIIFVVAVIFGLVNAFIKPIVQILSIPLYILTLGLFHIVVNALMLWITARITANTTHWGLAIDHFWWTAIKAAVVLSIVSWVLSLVFGNVRRSVRG; translated from the coding sequence ATGGGGCCATTTTTCATTCGCGCCGCGCTGACTGGTTTCGCCATGTGGGTGGTCACCCGCCTGGTCCACGGCCTCAGCTTCGTGGGCGGCGACACCCGCCTGCAGCGCATTGGCATCATCTTCGTCGTGGCGGTGATCTTCGGCCTGGTCAACGCCTTCATCAAGCCCATCGTGCAGATCCTGTCGATCCCGCTGTACATCCTCACGCTGGGCTTGTTCCACATCGTCGTCAACGCGCTGATGCTGTGGATCACCGCGCGGATCACCGCTAACACCACCCACTGGGGCCTGGCGATCGATCACTTCTGGTGGACCGCGATCAAGGCCGCCGTCGTGCTGTCGATCGTCAGCTGGGTGTTGTCGCTGGTGTTCGGCAACGTGCGGCGCTCCGTCCGGGGCTGA
- a CDS encoding enoyl-CoA hydratase/isomerase family protein has product MELQTLDEKIACVTLNRPDKLNAIDGSLIDGMDAALDSLSSGAFRAAILTGAGRGFCAGADLSGTGTAWTKNAPDTPGFKVSYDAQVRLANLYVRLYELPIPVIAAVNGVAVGGGLAFALHSDIRIASEQARFGSVFIKAGFSSMDMGTSYLLPKMVGAGVARELMLTGRIIDADEAYRIKLVHEVVAPDQLMAAALTMARSIVGNNAYGVWQTKIGLNTALDAPSLRHAIEIENRTQILSGFTNNPLEAARAHQEKRAPVWDPL; this is encoded by the coding sequence GTGGAATTGCAAACGCTTGACGAGAAAATCGCGTGCGTCACGCTGAATCGGCCCGACAAGTTGAACGCCATCGACGGGTCGCTGATCGACGGGATGGACGCTGCGCTGGATTCGCTCAGTAGTGGCGCGTTCCGGGCGGCGATCCTGACCGGGGCGGGTCGCGGGTTTTGCGCGGGCGCCGACTTGAGCGGCACCGGAACGGCGTGGACGAAGAATGCGCCGGACACCCCGGGATTCAAGGTCAGCTACGACGCCCAGGTGCGCCTGGCCAACCTGTACGTCCGGCTCTACGAGCTGCCGATACCGGTGATCGCCGCCGTGAACGGTGTCGCCGTCGGCGGTGGGCTGGCGTTCGCGCTGCACTCCGACATCCGGATCGCCTCGGAGCAAGCCAGATTCGGCTCGGTGTTCATCAAGGCGGGGTTCTCCTCGATGGACATGGGCACCAGCTACCTGCTGCCGAAGATGGTCGGCGCCGGGGTGGCGCGAGAATTGATGCTGACCGGCCGCATCATCGACGCCGACGAGGCCTACCGGATCAAGCTGGTGCACGAAGTGGTGGCGCCTGACCAATTGATGGCCGCCGCGCTGACGATGGCCCGCTCGATTGTCGGGAACAACGCCTACGGGGTGTGGCAGACCAAGATCGGGCTGAACACCGCGCTGGATGCACCCAGCCTTCGGCACGCGATCGAGATCGAGAACCGCACCCAGATCCTGAGCGGATTCACCAATAACCCGCTGGAGGCGGCCAGAGCGCACCAGGAAAAGCGCGCACCGGTATGGGATCCGCTGTAG
- a CDS encoding TIGR03619 family F420-dependent LLM class oxidoreductase, translating into MRFSYAEAMTDPTFYIPLAKAAEAAGYASMTIPDSVAYPFESDSKYPYTPDGNREFLDGKAFIETFVLTAALGAVTSTLRFNFFVLKLPIRPPALVAKQAGSLAALIGNRVGLGVGTSPWPEDYELMGVPFAKRGKRIDECIDIIRGLTTGDYFEYHGEFYDIPKTKMTPAPTQPIPILIGGHADAALRRAARADGWMHGGGDPEELDRLITRLKQLRGEEGKTGPFEIHVISVDGFTLDGVKRLEDKGVTDVIVGFRMPYIMGQDTEPLDAKIRNLEEFAERVIAKA; encoded by the coding sequence GTGCGGTTCAGCTATGCGGAGGCGATGACGGACCCGACGTTCTATATCCCGTTGGCCAAAGCCGCCGAGGCGGCCGGATACGCCAGCATGACGATTCCGGACAGCGTCGCCTACCCGTTCGAATCGGATTCGAAGTATCCGTACACACCGGACGGCAACCGGGAGTTTCTGGACGGCAAGGCGTTCATCGAGACGTTCGTGTTGACTGCGGCGCTGGGCGCGGTGACGTCGACGCTGCGCTTCAACTTCTTCGTCCTCAAGCTTCCGATCCGGCCGCCGGCCCTGGTGGCCAAGCAGGCCGGCTCGCTGGCGGCACTGATCGGAAACCGCGTCGGACTCGGGGTCGGCACCAGCCCATGGCCAGAGGACTACGAGCTGATGGGTGTGCCGTTCGCCAAGCGCGGCAAGCGAATCGACGAATGCATCGACATCATCCGCGGGCTGACCACCGGCGACTACTTCGAATACCACGGCGAGTTCTATGACATCCCCAAGACCAAGATGACGCCCGCGCCCACCCAGCCGATCCCGATTCTCATCGGCGGGCACGCCGATGCCGCCCTGCGCCGGGCCGCCCGCGCCGACGGCTGGATGCACGGTGGCGGCGATCCAGAGGAACTCGATCGGCTCATCACGCGGCTCAAGCAACTTCGCGGGGAGGAAGGCAAGACCGGCCCCTTCGAGATCCATGTGATCTCAGTCGACGGCTTCACCCTGGACGGCGTGAAGCGTCTCGAGGACAAGGGCGTTACCGACGTGATCGTCGGTTTCCGCATGCCCTACATCATGGGGCAGGACACCGAGCCGCTGGACGCCAAGATCCGCAACCTGGAGGAGTTCGCCGAGCGGGTGATCGCCAAAGCGTAG
- a CDS encoding oxygenase MpaB family protein, whose translation MVAYYPELAQRVRSQRDLQPELYGEFDFDQQPDRLATEPDVDSALPTWVADRAPILQDDRVTELISTATMLGDVVADPYAALMNTYSVAQLIDMLKTACRQGIEAVLDAPAELASFIGAMEATPEWIDFDLVREGARQERIPAALLAPFITRGAFIATFTNTYAALPMALTGALSGKRAARRVNETASFFAVTTLPGALDRYGPGFEAAAMVRLMHSMVRYNALKKSGKWDTAVYGMPVPQVDQMPAGMIGQYLLARKARQQGRTEFTAEERAVVEFARYRCFLLGLPEELLPSEPADIVHVMHARSALLRHGFDNICRELVQGTMAAYLRPDTTLFDRCAEAVEKSFSKLTFVRTFCGGDRNVAEAMGVSLASTDLMRVALTAPFIIGRFTAVTHASRIPVLRDVTDAYVIGLLELRLATYGKPEFTSDSAHYTPFRTD comes from the coding sequence ATGGTGGCGTACTACCCCGAACTCGCGCAACGAGTGCGAAGCCAGCGCGATTTGCAGCCTGAGCTCTACGGAGAGTTCGACTTCGACCAGCAACCAGATCGCCTGGCCACCGAGCCCGACGTCGACTCGGCCCTGCCCACCTGGGTCGCCGACCGCGCGCCGATCCTGCAAGACGATCGCGTCACGGAGTTGATCAGCACGGCCACCATGCTCGGCGACGTCGTCGCCGATCCCTATGCGGCGCTGATGAACACATACAGCGTCGCGCAGCTGATCGACATGCTCAAGACGGCCTGCCGACAGGGAATCGAGGCGGTACTCGACGCGCCGGCCGAACTCGCGTCGTTCATCGGAGCCATGGAGGCCACCCCGGAGTGGATCGACTTCGACCTGGTCCGCGAAGGCGCCCGGCAGGAGCGCATCCCCGCCGCGCTGCTGGCTCCCTTCATTACCCGCGGCGCCTTCATCGCGACCTTCACCAACACCTACGCCGCTTTGCCGATGGCCCTGACCGGCGCACTCTCGGGCAAACGGGCCGCCCGGCGGGTCAACGAGACGGCCAGTTTCTTCGCCGTCACCACCCTGCCCGGTGCGCTGGACCGCTACGGCCCCGGTTTCGAAGCCGCCGCCATGGTCCGACTGATGCACTCGATGGTCCGCTACAACGCGCTGAAGAAGTCCGGCAAATGGGACACCGCTGTCTACGGCATGCCGGTCCCGCAGGTAGACCAGATGCCCGCCGGCATGATCGGCCAGTATCTCTTGGCACGCAAAGCTCGACAGCAAGGCCGGACGGAGTTCACCGCCGAAGAACGCGCCGTCGTCGAATTCGCCAGGTACCGCTGCTTTCTGCTCGGCCTACCCGAGGAACTGCTGCCCTCCGAACCCGCCGACATCGTCCATGTCATGCACGCGCGCTCGGCACTGCTGCGGCACGGATTCGATAACATCTGCCGCGAACTCGTGCAAGGCACGATGGCGGCCTACCTGCGCCCTGACACCACGCTTTTCGACCGGTGCGCCGAGGCGGTCGAAAAGAGTTTCAGCAAGCTCACGTTCGTCCGGACATTCTGCGGCGGTGACCGCAACGTCGCCGAGGCCATGGGCGTCTCACTCGCGTCGACGGATCTCATGCGCGTCGCCCTGACCGCGCCCTTCATCATCGGACGTTTCACCGCCGTGACCCATGCCAGCCGCATCCCCGTGCTTCGGGACGTCACCGATGCCTACGTCATCGGGCTGCTCGAGCTCCGGCTCGCCACCTACGGCAAGCCCGAATTCACCTCCGATTCAGCGCATTACACGCCGTTCCGCACTGACTAG
- a CDS encoding zinc finger domain-containing protein, whose protein sequence is MPGIAALGPDALQLSVDDLAGLLAGNTGRIKSVITDQKVIAGIGNAYSDEILHVAKLSPFATAGKLSEGQLAGLHAAMNSVLSDAVSRSVGQQAATLKGEKRSGMRVHARTGLPCPVCGDTVREVSFADKSFQYCPTCQTAGKVLADRRMSRLLK, encoded by the coding sequence GTGCCCGGCATCGCCGCCCTGGGGCCGGATGCGCTGCAACTCAGCGTCGACGACCTGGCCGGGCTGCTGGCCGGAAACACCGGCCGGATCAAGTCCGTCATCACCGACCAGAAAGTGATCGCCGGGATCGGCAACGCCTACAGCGACGAGATCCTGCACGTCGCCAAGCTGTCGCCGTTCGCCACCGCGGGAAAACTGTCGGAGGGCCAACTGGCCGGACTGCACGCCGCGATGAACTCGGTACTCTCCGATGCGGTGTCGCGATCGGTGGGCCAGCAGGCGGCGACGCTGAAGGGCGAGAAGCGCTCCGGAATGCGGGTGCACGCCCGCACCGGTCTGCCGTGCCCGGTGTGCGGTGACACGGTCCGGGAGGTGTCGTTCGCCGACAAGTCTTTTCAGTACTGCCCCACCTGCCAGACCGCGGGCAAGGTGCTGGCCGACCGGCGGATGTCGCGTCTGCTGAAATAG
- a CDS encoding TetR/AcrR family transcriptional regulator: protein MTAEGRREQILDVTHAVVDAEGFHAATPNRIAREAGINRSLIYQLFGDPAQLFVALIDREAARAGAQFAEAISGLDAAAEDQSLVVAFDGVLAAVDAHPATWRLFLFPPQGAPPELYSRLAQAQAVVLQFFVGELLSRNPELHEPEYTARILHASGRELLQLHLSDPQTATQERLRTFVRRLGSDLVGRAQPTRPLSRR, encoded by the coding sequence ATGACCGCCGAAGGGCGGCGCGAACAGATCTTGGACGTCACCCACGCCGTCGTCGACGCCGAAGGGTTTCACGCCGCCACGCCGAACCGGATCGCGCGCGAGGCCGGCATCAATCGATCACTGATCTATCAGCTGTTCGGCGATCCGGCGCAGCTCTTCGTCGCGCTGATCGACCGTGAGGCGGCACGGGCCGGCGCGCAGTTCGCCGAGGCGATCTCCGGATTGGATGCTGCCGCCGAGGACCAGTCGCTCGTGGTCGCATTCGACGGTGTGCTGGCCGCTGTCGATGCCCACCCGGCGACGTGGCGGCTGTTTCTGTTTCCGCCGCAGGGCGCGCCACCGGAGTTGTACAGCCGTCTGGCTCAAGCTCAGGCTGTTGTGTTGCAGTTCTTCGTCGGCGAGCTGCTGAGCCGCAATCCTGAACTGCACGAGCCGGAATACACCGCGCGAATCCTGCACGCTTCCGGTCGCGAATTGCTGCAGCTGCACCTCAGCGATCCACAGACCGCGACCCAGGAGCGTCTGCGCACCTTCGTGCGCCGCCTCGGTTCCGACCTCGTGGGCCGCGCTCAGCCGACCCGGCCTCTCTCTCGGCGGTAA
- a CDS encoding CheR family methyltransferase, protein MDPNVDESFEALLRFMRDSRGFDFTGYKRTTLVRRVRHRMSQAGFDTYEQYLDELQASSEEFSALFNTILINVTAFFRDPEAWEYVKSEVIPSLLAEREPDAPIRVWSAGCASGQEAYSLAILLADAMSPDAFRQRVKIYATDVDEDALTEARAASYDAKSVESVPEVLLKRHFEQVNGRYTLNKDLRRSVIFGRNDLVKDAPISRVDLLVCRNTLMYMNAETQRIMLGKMHFALAPLGVLFLGHAEMLLSHSDWFTPLSLKQRIFRKAPGSYTGMERYDPAATLYERHGDLSALMTVRELAFRASPVAQIVVTGEDTVAMVNEEAESLFGLSARDIGRLLRDLEISYRPIELRGYLEQAKVERRSIRIPDVEWARPGAETVWFEIHINPLVDTENGLLGVSIVFFDVTATRALFDKLVHTNRQLEAAYEELQSTNEELETTNEELQSTVEELETTNEELQSTNEELETMNEELQSTNDELHTINDALSERSEELDHAHGFLDSLINSVHLGLVVVDREMRVLVWNRGCEELWGLRADETTGAVLTSLDIGLPTDDIRPLIGQAFVDPDHAGEALIEAVNRRGRSTPIRLLCTAFQAAPSGTVNGALLLMEAQP, encoded by the coding sequence ATGGACCCGAACGTAGACGAATCATTCGAGGCCCTGCTGCGATTCATGCGGGATTCGCGAGGGTTCGATTTCACCGGATACAAACGCACCACCCTGGTGCGGCGAGTACGACACCGCATGAGCCAGGCCGGCTTTGACACCTACGAGCAGTATCTCGACGAGCTTCAGGCAAGCTCTGAAGAATTCTCGGCGCTGTTCAACACCATCCTCATCAATGTCACGGCGTTCTTCCGCGATCCCGAAGCGTGGGAATACGTCAAATCCGAGGTCATACCGAGCCTGCTCGCCGAGCGCGAGCCGGACGCGCCGATCCGGGTGTGGAGCGCGGGCTGCGCTTCGGGCCAAGAGGCCTACAGCCTGGCCATTTTGCTCGCCGATGCGATGAGTCCGGACGCTTTTCGGCAGCGCGTGAAGATCTATGCGACCGATGTCGACGAGGATGCTCTCACCGAGGCCCGGGCGGCTAGCTATGACGCGAAGTCGGTCGAGTCGGTGCCGGAGGTTCTGCTGAAGCGACACTTCGAGCAAGTCAACGGACGGTACACCCTCAACAAAGACCTCCGGCGCAGCGTGATCTTCGGCCGCAACGACCTGGTCAAGGACGCGCCGATCTCACGGGTGGATCTGCTGGTCTGCCGCAACACGCTGATGTATATGAACGCAGAGACACAGCGAATCATGTTGGGCAAGATGCACTTTGCGTTAGCCCCGCTCGGGGTGCTGTTCCTCGGCCACGCCGAGATGTTGTTGAGTCACAGTGACTGGTTCACGCCGTTGAGCCTCAAGCAGCGGATCTTCCGCAAAGCGCCCGGGTCCTACACCGGGATGGAACGCTACGATCCGGCCGCGACGCTCTATGAACGGCACGGCGACCTTTCCGCCCTGATGACCGTGCGAGAGTTGGCATTTCGCGCGAGTCCGGTGGCCCAGATCGTGGTGACCGGTGAAGACACCGTGGCGATGGTCAACGAGGAGGCCGAATCGTTGTTCGGGCTGTCGGCCCGCGACATCGGCCGCCTGCTTCGAGATCTCGAGATCTCCTATCGTCCAATCGAATTACGCGGGTACCTGGAGCAGGCCAAGGTGGAACGCCGTTCCATCAGGATTCCCGATGTCGAATGGGCTCGGCCGGGCGCCGAGACCGTCTGGTTCGAGATTCACATCAACCCGCTCGTCGACACAGAGAACGGGCTGCTCGGCGTGTCCATCGTGTTCTTCGATGTCACGGCGACCCGAGCGCTGTTCGACAAGCTGGTTCACACCAACCGCCAATTGGAGGCGGCCTACGAGGAGTTGCAATCCACCAACGAAGAACTCGAGACCACCAACGAGGAACTGCAGTCGACGGTGGAGGAGTTAGAGACCACCAACGAGGAATTGCAGTCCACCAACGAAGAACTCGAGACGATGAACGAGGAGCTGCAGTCCACCAACGACGAGTTACATACCATCAACGACGCGTTGAGCGAACGCAGCGAAGAGCTCGACCATGCCCACGGGTTCTTGGACTCGTTGATCAATTCTGTCCACCTCGGCCTGGTGGTCGTGGACCGCGAGATGCGCGTGCTGGTGTGGAACCGGGGTTGCGAGGAATTGTGGGGTCTGCGCGCAGACGAGACCACCGGAGCCGTCCTGACCAGCCTGGACATCGGGCTGCCGACGGACGATATCCGGCCGCTGATCGGCCAGGCGTTCGTCGATCCCGACCACGCCGGCGAGGCGCTGATCGAGGCGGTGAACCGACGCGGTCGGTCCACTCCAATCCGGTTGTTGTGCACAGCTTTTCAAGCGGCGCCCAGTGGCACCGTCAACGGGGCACTGCTGTTGATGGAAGCGCAGCCCTGA
- a CDS encoding SDR family oxidoreductase — MTRQKILITGASSGLGAGMARAFAAKGRDLALCARRTDRLDELKAELAQRYPDITVAVAALDVNDHDQVPKVFAELSDALGGIDRVIVNAGIGKGARLGSGKLWANKATIETNLVAALVQTETALEMFNEQGSGHLVLISSVLGAKGVPGVKAAYAASKAGLSSLGESLRAEYAKGPIRVSVIEPGYIESEMTAKSKTTMFMVDNDTGVKSLVAAIEREPGRAAVPWWPWGPMVQLMRVLPLSLTKRFA; from the coding sequence ATGACTCGGCAGAAGATACTGATCACCGGGGCGAGTTCCGGCCTGGGTGCCGGGATGGCTCGCGCGTTCGCCGCCAAGGGACGCGACCTGGCGCTGTGCGCCCGTCGTACCGACCGGCTCGACGAGCTCAAAGCCGAACTCGCGCAACGATATCCAGACATCACGGTTGCGGTCGCCGCGTTGGACGTCAACGACCACGACCAGGTTCCTAAGGTGTTCGCAGAGCTGTCCGACGCACTCGGCGGGATCGACCGGGTGATCGTCAACGCCGGTATCGGCAAGGGCGCGCGGCTGGGATCGGGCAAGCTGTGGGCCAATAAGGCGACCATCGAAACCAATCTCGTTGCGGCCCTTGTGCAAACCGAGACGGCACTGGAGATGTTCAATGAGCAGGGGTCCGGGCATCTGGTGCTGATCTCGTCGGTCCTCGGCGCCAAGGGTGTGCCCGGCGTGAAGGCGGCCTACGCGGCCAGCAAGGCCGGCCTGAGTTCACTGGGTGAATCGTTGCGCGCCGAATACGCCAAGGGCCCGATCAGGGTGTCGGTGATCGAGCCGGGCTACATCGAGTCGGAGATGACGGCGAAGTCGAAGACAACGATGTTCATGGTGGACAACGACACTGGGGTGAAGTCACTGGTCGCGGCGATCGAGCGGGAACCGGGCCGGGCCGCGGTGCCGTGGTGGCCGTGGGGCCCGATGGTGCAGCTGATGCGGGTCCTGCCGCTGTCGCTGACCAAGCGATTCGCCTAG